Proteins encoded in a region of the Candidatus Hydrogenedentota bacterium genome:
- a CDS encoding Dabb family protein: MLVHTVFFWLKPELTEEERAVFRTGVESLKGISAVEAVYIGTPAPTDRPVIDRSYDLGLTVLMKDMAAHDAYQVDPLHTAFVQQFSGHWQRVVIYDAE, translated from the coding sequence ATGCTGGTGCACACTGTATTCTTCTGGCTTAAACCGGAATTGACCGAAGAAGAGCGCGCCGTCTTCCGCACGGGCGTGGAATCCCTCAAGGGCATTAGCGCCGTCGAGGCCGTCTATATCGGGACGCCCGCGCCGACCGACCGGCCCGTCATCGACCGCAGCTACGACCTGGGGCTCACCGTGCTGATGAAAGACATGGCCGCGCACGACGCCTACCAGGTGGACCCGCTGCATACCGCGTTCGTCCAGCAATTCAGCGGGCACTGGCAGCGCGTCGTGATCTACGACGCCGAATAA
- a CDS encoding Rieske 2Fe-2S domain-containing protein — MSAPIPVAKVQDIAAGKAIVVKHGREDIAIFNLDGAFYACSNRCPHAGAPLQNSFISGTVITCPWHGWRFDLAAGPDAPKDGVERYPVTVDGDDVLLHLSEAG, encoded by the coding sequence ATGAGCGCCCCCATACCCGTCGCCAAAGTGCAGGATATCGCCGCCGGCAAGGCCATCGTAGTCAAACACGGGCGGGAGGACATCGCGATTTTCAATCTGGACGGCGCGTTCTACGCGTGCAGCAACCGCTGCCCGCACGCCGGGGCGCCCCTGCAGAACAGCTTTATCAGCGGTACGGTAATTACCTGCCCCTGGCACGGCTGGCGTTTCGATCTCGCGGCGGGGCCCGACGCCCCGAAAGACGGCGTCGAGCGCTATCCCGTGACCGTGGACGGCGACGACGTGTTGCTGCATCTTTCCGAGGCCGGCTGA